In Bacillus sp. DX3.1, the following proteins share a genomic window:
- a CDS encoding M20 peptidase aminoacylase family protein: MKTVELQDRLNEIFQYLHENPEVSWKEYNTTAYITKFLEEEGVSYKVFDDCPGVIAEMGNGKPVVAIRADMDALWQEVDGEFKANHSCGHDAHMTIVMGLILQLKNVEWQKGTVRFIFQPAEEKGSGALKMVEKGAIDDADFLFGVHLRPIEELHLKQAAPSIRHGAADFLEAEIYGTDAHGARPHQGVNAIDVISMINMGLKNIWLSPQHSYSVKMTRCQAGGESLNIIPGNGQFALDVRAESNLLLDELKNKVEKVIQSTESMGVKISYKWVDFVPGAEVSEEAEQLLRKGILPTYGEEGCTASLLTAGSDDFHYYTVKRPHLKATMLGLGANLKPGLHHPHMKFDQSCVLDGVQILKQTVMGVLK, translated from the coding sequence TTGAAAACAGTAGAGTTACAGGATCGTTTAAATGAAATTTTTCAGTATTTGCATGAGAACCCTGAAGTGAGTTGGAAAGAATATAATACAACGGCTTATATTACTAAATTTCTAGAAGAAGAAGGAGTTTCATATAAAGTATTTGATGATTGTCCTGGAGTTATAGCAGAAATGGGGAACGGGAAACCAGTTGTTGCTATTCGCGCTGATATGGATGCGTTATGGCAAGAAGTAGATGGGGAATTTAAAGCAAATCATTCATGTGGCCATGATGCTCACATGACGATTGTGATGGGGCTTATTTTACAGTTGAAAAATGTAGAGTGGCAAAAAGGAACAGTCCGCTTTATCTTTCAGCCTGCAGAAGAAAAAGGAAGTGGCGCTTTGAAGATGGTGGAGAAGGGAGCTATAGATGATGCGGATTTCTTATTCGGTGTTCACCTAAGGCCCATAGAGGAACTACACTTGAAGCAAGCGGCACCATCTATTCGACATGGAGCTGCTGATTTTTTAGAAGCTGAAATATATGGGACTGATGCGCATGGCGCGCGGCCACACCAAGGTGTGAACGCAATTGATGTTATTTCAATGATTAATATGGGGTTAAAAAATATATGGCTTTCACCGCAACATTCATACTCCGTCAAAATGACGAGATGCCAAGCGGGTGGTGAAAGTTTAAATATTATTCCAGGGAACGGCCAATTTGCTTTAGATGTAAGGGCAGAAAGCAATCTACTGTTGGATGAATTAAAGAACAAGGTAGAAAAGGTTATCCAATCTACTGAATCGATGGGTGTGAAAATTTCATATAAATGGGTCGATTTTGTACCTGGAGCAGAGGTATCAGAGGAAGCAGAACAGTTACTTCGTAAAGGAATTCTTCCAACATACGGAGAAGAGGGCTGTACCGCATCGCTTCTCACAGCAGGAAGTGATGATTTTCATTATTATACGGTCAAAAGGCCCCATTTAAAAGCTACCATGCTAGGATTAGGCGCGAATCTAAAGCCAGGATTACATCATCCCCATATGAAGTTTGATCAATCTTGTGTACTAGATGGAGTGCAAATATTGAAGCAAACAGTAATGGGAGTTTTAAAATAA
- a CDS encoding DUF1456 family protein, protein MSMSNNDILIRLRYALDIKDIDMVEIFKLGGIELTKEEVLEMLTKSKNSYHNEADNDDDIVENDYVIKCNNIMLESFLNGFITFKRGKQDPKPGQPDRQAMSLKNKGSVNNLILKKLKIALALTSEDMLDILEDVGVMVTKGELSALLRKEGHKNYKECGDRYARNFLKGLTVKYRG, encoded by the coding sequence ATGAGTATGAGCAATAATGATATATTAATTAGATTAAGATATGCTCTGGATATAAAAGATATAGATATGGTGGAGATATTTAAACTTGGTGGCATTGAATTAACAAAAGAAGAAGTGCTGGAGATGCTTACAAAATCAAAAAACAGTTACCATAATGAAGCTGACAATGATGATGATATAGTTGAAAATGATTACGTAATAAAATGCAATAATATTATGTTAGAGTCATTTTTGAATGGTTTTATTACTTTTAAAAGAGGAAAACAAGATCCAAAACCAGGGCAACCGGATAGACAAGCGATGTCTTTAAAGAATAAAGGAAGTGTCAATAATCTCATTCTAAAGAAATTGAAAATAGCACTAGCATTAACAAGTGAGGATATGCTTGATATATTAGAAGACGTAGGAGTCATGGTAACAAAAGGAGAATTAAGCGCTCTATTAAGAAAAGAAGGCCATAAGAATTATAAAGAGTGCGGTGATAGATACGCAAGGAATTTCTTAAAGGGATTAACTGTAAAATATAGAGGATAA
- a CDS encoding SprT family zinc-dependent metalloprotease, with protein sequence MIHTYSGETISFDINYKKRKSIGIYIDSYGNVEVQAPKGTPVEYVLQLLEEKWDWIQKTSKEMKDRMLGPQEKVYNHGESFLYLGNTYPIQISQDASIQQDHAVFEGDKLHIYVKQLEDEKIKQALKRFYYQQCKALVEKSIQSYQSNFKTKPRSIRISDSNRTWGTCDSKLQLTFNWKLAMAPLRVIDYVVVHEMCHMVHLNHDRSFWRLVGKIMPDYKELENWLALSSWKMTV encoded by the coding sequence ATGATACATACATACTCAGGTGAGACAATTAGTTTTGATATAAATTACAAAAAGCGGAAATCCATAGGCATTTATATAGATTCTTACGGAAATGTTGAAGTTCAGGCTCCTAAAGGGACGCCTGTTGAATACGTTCTCCAATTGTTAGAGGAAAAATGGGATTGGATTCAGAAAACATCCAAGGAAATGAAGGATAGAATGCTTGGGCCACAGGAGAAGGTCTATAATCATGGGGAGAGCTTTCTATATTTAGGGAACACATATCCTATACAGATCTCTCAAGATGCAAGTATTCAACAAGACCATGCAGTGTTTGAAGGGGATAAGCTGCATATATATGTGAAACAGCTTGAGGATGAGAAAATAAAACAAGCCTTAAAACGATTTTATTATCAGCAGTGTAAAGCGTTAGTAGAGAAGAGTATCCAATCCTATCAAAGCAACTTTAAAACAAAGCCGCGTTCAATCCGTATTTCAGATAGTAACCGTACCTGGGGAACCTGTGATTCAAAGCTGCAGTTAACATTTAATTGGAAGCTGGCAATGGCACCGCTGAGGGTGATCGACTATGTAGTCGTTCACGAAATGTGCCATATGGTCCATCTAAATCATGATCGATCCTTTTGGCGCCTTGTTGGGAAAATAATGCCTGATTATAAGGAACTGGAGAACTGGTTAGCATTATCAAGCTGGAAAATGACTGTTTAG
- a CDS encoding type I restriction enzyme HsdR N-terminal domain-containing protein, giving the protein MNSNPLVVIELKRPNEKITSRDSDQGISYARLLDEMPPIVVVTNGIDNEFYTTYDKKKWEPSTIDEETLQRVFKQILEMAATDKDEAVRLLLSTNEGIWEEIILQLNQRNLESKIGELQNFSKPVVTEFQIPRKITETLRGMLLKKVPLITLIGEPLSGKTNI; this is encoded by the coding sequence ATAAATAGTAATCCCCTAGTAGTAATTGAACTAAAGAGGCCAAATGAAAAAATCACATCAAGGGATAGCGATCAAGGAATATCATATGCTCGATTACTTGATGAGATGCCTCCTATTGTAGTTGTAACCAATGGAATTGATAATGAATTTTATACAACATATGATAAGAAAAAATGGGAGCCTAGTACCATTGATGAAGAAACTTTACAAAGGGTATTTAAACAAATTTTGGAGATGGCAGCTACTGATAAAGATGAGGCGGTTCGTCTGCTACTTAGTACAAATGAAGGCATTTGGGAAGAAATAATATTGCAATTAAATCAAAGAAATTTAGAGAGTAAAATAGGTGAACTACAAAATTTTAGTAAACCAGTTGTTACGGAATTTCAAATTCCGAGAAAAATAACCGAGACACTAAGAGGAATGCTGTTAAAGAAAGTGCCTTTAATTACTTTAATTGGTGAACCATTAAGTGGAAAGACTAATATTTAA
- a CDS encoding (deoxy)nucleoside triphosphate pyrophosphohydrolase — protein MKKDIHVVGAVIIENEKILCAQRGSAKSLPLKWEFPGGKIEEGESPQEALRREISEEMHCKIEIGDQVEHTVYEYDFGIVHLTTFYCKLIEGKPVLTEHVSIKWLSPDELKSLDWAPADIPAIEKLSKGLLVN, from the coding sequence ATGAAAAAGGATATTCATGTTGTTGGAGCAGTAATCATTGAAAACGAGAAAATCTTATGTGCACAAAGAGGTTCAGCTAAATCATTACCTCTTAAATGGGAATTCCCGGGTGGAAAAATAGAAGAAGGAGAGTCACCTCAAGAAGCATTACGACGTGAAATAAGCGAAGAAATGCATTGTAAAATAGAGATTGGTGATCAAGTTGAACATACTGTATATGAATATGATTTTGGAATTGTTCATTTAACTACATTTTATTGCAAGCTTATCGAAGGAAAACCAGTTTTAACTGAGCATGTATCGATTAAATGGTTGTCACCAGATGAATTGAAATCTTTAGATTGGGCACCGGCAGATATCCCTGCAATTGAAAAGTTATCAAAGGGACTTTTGGTGAATTAA
- a CDS encoding methyltransferase, producing the protein MNEQYYDALLNIKTVGDQKGFNKSLHYHRYEPTPYSALETLFNQYNLKSSDRVVDFGCGKGRLNFYIHHVCGASAVGIEMNETFYEEAMENRERYAKKVRSSKDQIQFQCCLAQRYEIDPRDNRFYFFNPFSVQVFMNVINNILVSVEEAGRQIELILYYPSEDYIYFLDNQTAFELKEEVRLPGMYERNGNERFLVYRLGG; encoded by the coding sequence ATGAACGAACAATATTATGATGCATTGTTGAACATAAAAACAGTCGGAGACCAAAAGGGATTCAACAAATCTTTGCACTATCATCGTTATGAGCCAACGCCATATAGTGCATTAGAAACGCTATTTAATCAATATAACTTAAAAAGTAGTGATCGAGTTGTCGATTTTGGATGTGGAAAAGGAAGATTGAATTTCTACATTCATCATGTATGTGGTGCTTCAGCTGTTGGAATAGAAATGAACGAGACTTTCTACGAAGAAGCAATGGAAAATCGAGAACGTTATGCGAAGAAAGTGAGAAGTAGTAAAGATCAAATTCAATTTCAATGTTGCTTAGCGCAGAGATATGAGATTGATCCGCGCGATAATCGATTTTATTTCTTTAATCCATTTTCGGTGCAAGTGTTTATGAATGTTATTAATAATATATTGGTTTCAGTGGAGGAAGCAGGACGGCAAATAGAGCTTATTTTGTATTATCCATCGGAAGATTATATCTATTTTTTAGACAATCAGACGGCATTTGAGTTGAAAGAGGAAGTTAGGTTGCCTGGGATGTATGAGCGGAATGGGAATGAGAGGTTTTTGGTTTATCGGTTGGGAGGTTAA
- a CDS encoding DUF4145 domain-containing protein, translating into MPNHSLFEFVGQFSSELAELAHRIENQLLDQPHASMMQARLYSEQLVKIVSKEEGLEDIYPLKHSEKIHKLYRQNLIEEDIYMKLEWIRKKGNKAVHDVKEVDIHDVLQAHKFLFEISVWYMQVYVSYDFEPPIYNLPIKVSKETNPLEAKDFDGLIKPYLDQKIDEMWSEVQQQLEAIREEKGQGPESVVVNEAANKMSKVPENLSNVFLKNNFHFINKTTKAAEFENINNKEVVYLLPNKELTVVIHPNTAENHSSLKSESAYHNTGLKKFPKKINNGKTPTNYGYPFKFQTEAELDSFLNRLGNI; encoded by the coding sequence ATGCCTAATCATTCTTTATTTGAATTTGTTGGACAATTTTCAAGTGAGTTAGCTGAACTTGCTCATCGTATTGAAAATCAGCTGTTGGATCAACCTCATGCGTCAATGATGCAGGCTCGTTTATATAGTGAACAACTGGTGAAGATCGTTAGTAAAGAAGAAGGGCTTGAGGATATCTATCCGCTTAAGCACTCAGAGAAAATACATAAATTATATCGTCAAAATTTGATTGAAGAAGATATTTATATGAAATTGGAATGGATTAGAAAGAAAGGAAATAAAGCAGTGCATGATGTAAAAGAAGTGGACATTCATGATGTGCTGCAAGCTCACAAGTTTCTATTTGAGATCAGCGTCTGGTATATGCAAGTATATGTGAGCTACGATTTTGAACCTCCCATTTACAATCTCCCTATTAAGGTTTCCAAAGAAACGAATCCACTAGAAGCAAAGGATTTTGATGGTTTGATCAAGCCGTATTTAGATCAAAAGATTGATGAGATGTGGTCAGAAGTTCAGCAACAACTTGAAGCGATTAGGGAGGAGAAGGGACAAGGCCCAGAAAGTGTAGTAGTTAATGAAGCAGCAAATAAAATGAGTAAAGTGCCGGAGAATCTATCTAATGTTTTTCTGAAAAATAATTTTCACTTCATAAATAAAACTACTAAAGCGGCAGAATTTGAAAATATTAATAATAAAGAAGTTGTGTATTTATTACCGAATAAAGAATTGACGGTTGTAATTCATCCGAATACAGCCGAAAATCATTCAAGCTTAAAAAGCGAAAGTGCCTATCATAATACTGGGCTGAAAAAATTCCCGAAGAAAATAAACAACGGAAAAACGCCAACGAATTATGGATATCCTTTCAAATTCCAAACAGAAGCTGAGCTAGATTCCTTTTTAAATCGTTTAGGTAATATTTAA
- a CDS encoding DEAD/DEAH box helicase, with the protein MVNFIQNLEASLHKGFIDQKYSKSGSYKPKLLVNNTKKNENVLTSLLEELDTCQSFIFSVAFITESGLATLKSHFLDLKRKGIKGRILTSTFLNFNQPKVFRELLKITNVEVKLTDLAGFHSKGYIFNNESHYSLIVGSSNLTAHALKVNYEWNVKLTSHEDGEIVHHFKNQFEEVWKDAQTLTEEWIANYEKTYTQIVDSRVIGQVTEFPTPYQPNSIEEALKIVPNKMQQAALQGIQAVREASKEKGLIISATGTGKTYLSAFDVRRFAPKRMLFIVHREQILKKAKSDFKRVLGGLEEDFGTLSGSNKQTDAKYLFATIQTISKEETLYQFDPEAFDYILIDEVHKAGAQSYQKVMDYFKPKFLMGMTATPERSDGFNIYELFDYNIAYEIRLHEALEEDMLCPFHYFGVTDLEYNGETIDDTALLSRLVTKERVDHMIEKIQYYGFSGEKIRGLIFCSRKEEAEKLSLALNEKGFRTVALTGEHSQEERELRVNELENGVLDYILTVDIFNEGIDIPSINQVVMLRQTQSSIIFIQQLGRGLRKHDSKDFVTIIDFIGNYKNNYLIPVALSGDKSQNKDNIRRRMKDTSYIKGISTVNFEEIAKKQIFKAINNNNLTTMKILKEAFVELKNRIGRVPYLYDFVLNHSIDPVVIVERYSNYQQFLLKMKEEVSTLTSYENKVLTMLSLEVLNGKREHEIILLDLLLHQEKVEYLNYLAESNCQIDDDTMASVRRIFDLSFFTQTYKVKYGEKPIILYKDDSFIFNESIIESINSNSHFKNMIIDIIQSAKKKSKLYQGNKRFTLYEKYTRKDACRLLNWNNDESSTMYGYKTKHHTCPIFITYHKNDEVESSVNYGDEFLSPEVLKWYTRSNRSLESEEVKKIIEAKENNIDIHIFVKKDDDEGSDFYYLGKANPDKNSVQQDKMKDKNGRELPVVHMNMVMEQSIDSKLYHYIKSGIND; encoded by the coding sequence ATGGTGAATTTTATACAAAATTTAGAAGCATCCTTACATAAGGGATTTATCGATCAAAAGTATAGTAAATCTGGAAGTTATAAACCGAAGCTATTAGTCAATAATACGAAAAAAAATGAAAATGTATTAACGTCATTGTTAGAAGAACTCGATACTTGTCAGTCCTTTATTTTCTCAGTTGCTTTTATTACTGAAAGTGGACTAGCTACTCTTAAATCTCATTTTCTTGATTTAAAGCGAAAAGGAATAAAAGGGCGTATATTAACATCAACGTTCTTAAATTTCAATCAACCTAAAGTATTTAGAGAACTACTGAAAATTACGAATGTAGAAGTGAAATTGACAGATTTAGCAGGTTTTCATTCGAAAGGATATATATTTAACAATGAAAGCCATTATTCGTTAATTGTCGGGAGCTCTAACTTAACTGCACATGCATTGAAAGTAAACTATGAATGGAATGTAAAGCTGACTTCACATGAAGACGGTGAAATCGTCCATCACTTCAAAAATCAATTTGAAGAGGTATGGAAAGATGCCCAAACATTGACGGAAGAATGGATTGCTAATTATGAAAAGACATACACCCAGATTGTAGATAGTAGAGTAATAGGTCAAGTAACTGAGTTCCCTACCCCATACCAACCCAATTCTATTGAAGAAGCTCTGAAAATTGTGCCAAATAAAATGCAACAAGCGGCACTACAAGGAATCCAAGCGGTACGAGAAGCTAGTAAAGAAAAAGGATTGATTATTTCGGCAACGGGGACGGGGAAAACGTATCTATCAGCGTTTGATGTGAGACGTTTTGCTCCTAAACGCATGCTATTTATTGTTCACCGAGAGCAAATATTAAAGAAAGCAAAATCAGATTTCAAACGAGTTCTTGGTGGGCTTGAAGAAGACTTTGGGACCTTATCAGGTTCAAATAAACAAACAGATGCTAAGTATTTATTTGCTACGATCCAAACCATTTCAAAAGAAGAAACCTTGTATCAGTTCGACCCTGAAGCATTTGATTATATTTTAATAGATGAGGTTCATAAAGCAGGTGCCCAATCTTATCAAAAGGTGATGGATTATTTTAAACCTAAATTTCTCATGGGAATGACTGCTACCCCGGAACGTTCAGATGGTTTTAATATTTATGAACTATTTGATTATAATATTGCTTATGAAATTCGTTTACACGAAGCACTTGAAGAAGATATGCTTTGTCCTTTTCATTACTTTGGAGTGACAGATCTTGAATATAATGGAGAGACAATTGATGATACTGCACTTTTATCGAGGCTCGTAACAAAAGAGCGTGTAGATCATATGATTGAAAAGATTCAATACTATGGTTTTTCTGGTGAAAAAATAAGAGGATTGATATTCTGCAGTAGAAAAGAAGAAGCGGAGAAGTTATCTCTGGCATTGAACGAAAAAGGTTTTCGTACAGTTGCATTAACTGGTGAACATTCTCAAGAAGAAAGAGAACTACGAGTAAACGAATTAGAAAACGGTGTACTGGATTATATTTTAACTGTGGATATTTTTAATGAGGGAATCGACATTCCCAGCATTAATCAAGTCGTCATGTTAAGACAAACTCAGTCGAGTATCATCTTCATACAACAGCTAGGACGAGGCCTCCGTAAACATGATTCGAAGGATTTTGTTACGATCATTGATTTTATTGGTAACTATAAAAATAACTATTTAATTCCAGTTGCTCTTTCGGGAGACAAATCACAAAACAAAGACAATATACGCCGACGTATGAAGGATACAAGTTATATTAAAGGCATCTCAACGGTTAACTTTGAAGAAATAGCAAAAAAACAAATCTTTAAAGCGATTAATAACAATAATTTAACGACAATGAAGATCTTAAAAGAAGCCTTTGTCGAGTTGAAAAATAGAATTGGTAGAGTTCCATATTTATATGACTTTGTACTAAATCATTCTATTGATCCCGTGGTCATTGTAGAGAGATATTCGAATTACCAACAATTTTTATTAAAAATGAAAGAAGAAGTTTCTACATTAACTAGCTATGAAAATAAAGTTTTAACAATGCTTTCATTAGAGGTGTTGAACGGAAAGCGTGAGCATGAAATTATTTTGTTAGATTTATTATTACATCAGGAAAAGGTTGAATATCTCAATTATTTAGCTGAATCTAATTGTCAAATAGATGATGATACGATGGCATCAGTGCGGCGCATTTTTGATTTGTCTTTTTTCACACAAACATATAAGGTCAAATATGGAGAAAAACCCATTATTCTCTATAAAGATGATTCTTTTATATTTAATGAATCGATCATAGAGAGTATAAATTCAAATAGTCATTTCAAAAATATGATTATCGACATTATTCAAAGTGCAAAAAAAAAGAGCAAATTATATCAAGGTAATAAGCGATTTACGTTGTATGAAAAGTATACAAGAAAAGATGCTTGTAGGCTTTTGAATTGGAATAATGATGAAAGTTCAACTATGTATGGATACAAAACAAAACACCATACTTGTCCGATATTTATTACATATCATAAAAACGATGAGGTAGAATCCAGTGTGAATTATGGAGATGAGTTTCTCAGTCCAGAAGTTCTTAAATGGTATACAAGAAGTAATAGATCTTTGGAATCAGAAGAAGTTAAAAAGATTATTGAGGCAAAAGAAAACAATATTGATATTCATATCTTTGTGAAAAAGGATGACGATGAAGGAAGCGACTTTTACTATTTAGGTAAGGCAAATCCTGATAAAAATAGTGTTCAACAAGATAAAATGAAAGATAAGAATGGACGAGAACTTCCGGTTGTTCATATGAATATGGTTATGGAGCAATCCATTGATAGTAAGCTTTATCACTATATTAAGAGTGGGATAAATGATTAA
- a CDS encoding GNAT family N-acetyltransferase, which produces MNILYEGTLQQNEETFKVAPLSLDHIHQILFLQDVVIEALENKDSLQPLTLEEYQYILNGNGLMIGAFVDEQLIAFRGLLVPPIDDDHLGFDIGLKAEELERVIYQEISNVHPAYRGNGIQKTLANLIMEQLKQSDNKYDYVCCTVAPFNIPSLKDKFAQGMEVAALKEKYSDRIRYIFVKELQGDDKKDWTSIEVLRMSDIVGQQRLLAEGYRGYEMEERDGEYWVRFGK; this is translated from the coding sequence ATGAACATTCTTTATGAAGGAACGCTGCAACAAAACGAGGAAACATTCAAGGTTGCACCATTGTCTCTAGACCATATCCACCAAATTTTATTCTTACAAGATGTGGTGATTGAAGCATTAGAAAATAAGGATAGCTTACAACCTCTTACGTTAGAAGAATATCAATATATATTAAACGGAAATGGATTGATGATTGGTGCGTTTGTGGACGAACAACTGATTGCGTTTCGCGGGCTCTTAGTTCCTCCCATCGATGACGACCATTTAGGGTTTGATATCGGCTTAAAAGCTGAGGAATTAGAACGTGTCATCTATCAAGAAATCTCAAACGTTCATCCAGCCTACCGTGGGAACGGGATCCAAAAAACATTAGCAAACCTTATTATGGAGCAATTAAAGCAGTCAGATAACAAATACGATTACGTTTGTTGCACCGTTGCACCATTTAATATCCCTAGTTTAAAAGACAAATTTGCCCAAGGGATGGAAGTTGCTGCGCTAAAAGAAAAATATAGCGACCGGATACGTTATATTTTTGTCAAAGAATTGCAGGGCGATGACAAGAAAGATTGGACAAGCATTGAAGTACTTCGAATGAGCGACATAGTTGGTCAACAAAGACTGTTGGCAGAAGGTTATCGAGGGTATGAGATGGAAGAGCGAGATGGAGAGTATTGGGTTCGGTTTGGGAAGTAG
- a CDS encoding dipeptide epimerase — protein MKITAIHLYAIRLPLRHPFIISYGTYHDMPSIIVKLETNEGIVGYGEGVADDHVTGETWESTFHVLKHTLAPALLGVNPMNIEKIHDIMNQTIYGVPTAKAAIDIACFDVMGKKLGQPVYQLIGGRYHEEFPITHVLSIASPENMAEEAASMINKGYQSFKMKVGTDVKKDVERIEAVRERVGNDIAIRVDVNQGWKNSATTLTALRSLRHLDIDWIEQPVIADDIDAMAYIRSKTDLSLMIDEGLKGSREMRQIIQKQAADKVNIKLMKCGGIYPAVKLAHQAEMAGIECQIGSMVESSVASSAGFHVAFSKKIITSVELTGPLKFTKNIGNLSYDVPFIRLTEKPGLGVDVDEDILNELTVFQDIVR, from the coding sequence ATGAAAATTACAGCAATCCATCTTTATGCGATTCGTTTACCACTTCGTCATCCATTTATTATTAGCTACGGCACTTATCATGATATGCCTTCTATTATTGTGAAACTCGAGACGAATGAAGGTATTGTCGGTTACGGTGAAGGAGTAGCCGATGATCATGTCACAGGTGAAACATGGGAAAGCACCTTCCATGTTTTAAAACATACATTAGCTCCGGCCCTACTAGGTGTGAACCCAATGAATATTGAGAAGATACATGACATAATGAATCAAACCATCTACGGGGTACCTACCGCAAAAGCCGCGATTGATATTGCTTGCTTTGATGTAATGGGGAAAAAGCTCGGGCAACCTGTTTATCAATTAATTGGCGGTCGCTATCATGAAGAATTCCCAATTACTCATGTTTTAAGCATTGCTTCCCCAGAGAACATGGCCGAAGAAGCCGCTTCCATGATAAACAAAGGTTATCAATCCTTTAAAATGAAGGTCGGAACAGATGTCAAAAAAGATGTTGAGAGAATTGAAGCTGTACGTGAACGGGTAGGAAATGATATAGCTATTCGTGTTGATGTGAACCAAGGTTGGAAAAACAGTGCTACAACGTTAACTGCATTACGTTCACTTAGACATTTGGACATTGATTGGATTGAACAGCCTGTTATAGCCGATGATATCGACGCAATGGCTTATATTAGATCAAAAACAGATCTTTCGCTTATGATTGACGAAGGATTGAAAGGATCACGTGAAATGCGGCAGATTATTCAAAAGCAGGCAGCTGATAAAGTGAACATTAAATTAATGAAATGTGGCGGAATCTATCCAGCCGTCAAGCTAGCTCATCAAGCAGAGATGGCTGGAATTGAATGTCAAATTGGTTCAATGGTTGAATCATCTGTTGCATCTTCCGCAGGATTCCATGTTGCTTTTTCTAAAAAGATTATTACAAGTGTTGAACTAACAGGACCATTAAAATTCACAAAAAATATCGGAAACCTTTCCTATGATGTACCCTTTATTCGCTTAACAGAAAAGCCTGGATTAGGTGTTGATGTCGATGAAGATATACTCAATGAATTGACTGTTTTTCAAGATATTGTTCGCTAA